The stretch of DNA AACCTTGCCCGCCTGCCGGGCGCCGTCGGTCTGCGGCCGTTCCATCGCGGCAGCAAGCTGGTGGGCACAGCCTTCACCGTGCGCACGCGGCCCGGCGACAATCTTGCGATCCACCGGGCGCTGGAACTGGTCGGGCCCGGTGACGTGATCGTGGTCGATGGCGGCGGCGACGAGACGCGGGCGCTGGTCGGCGAGATCATGAAGAACATTGCTGAATATCGCGGCGCCGCTGGCTATGTGATCGACGGGGCGATCCGTGACGTCGCGGCTTTCGCTGCGTCCGACTTTCCCTGCTTTGCGCGCACCGCGATCCATCGCGGGCCCTACAAGAGCGGCCCGGGTGAAATCAACGTGCCGGTTTCGATCGGCGGCGCGGTGATAGCGCCTGGCGATATCGTGGTCGGCGACGAGGACGGCGTGGTGTCGTTTCCCGCGGCGATCGCGGCCACGGTGCTGGAGGCGGTCCGCGCCCAGATCGCGCGCGAGGAGGATACACTCCTCGCGATCCGCGAAGGCCGCTACCAGGGCAGCTACGGCAAATCCTGACGGACAGGTCATGATCGGTGCGCCATGGGCGCTTGACGGAGGAACGATGAGCCAGAAGAGCGAATTTCACAATCTGGACAACCCGGCTGACGGCCTGTTTCGCGAACTCGCATCCGGCGTCACGACGCGTATTTTCTCCGGCGAGCATGCGATGCTCTCGGTGGTGACGCTGGCGCCGCACGCGCAAGGCACCCTGCATCATCACCCCGAGGAGCAATGGGGCGTGCTGCTCGATGGTTCGGCCATCCGCGTTCAGGGAGATGAGGAGATTCCGGTCAGGAAAGGCGATTTCTGGCGCACGCCGGGGAATGTGCCGCACACGATGCGGGCTGGACCGGACGGCGCCCGCGTGCTTGACATCTTCAGCCCGCCGCGGCCCGAGTACAAAAAGGCCGGGTCCGGCTTCGGCACTTAAGAGAAGTCTGCGAACAAAAACAAAAAAGCGCAGCCACAATCGGGAGGAGACACTTGGTGAAGATTACCAGACGCAATCTGCTTGCGGCGTCGGCCGCGTTCGCGGTCACGCCGGCGCTGGCGCAACCTGCAAAGAACATGACGCTGGTGGTGCCGTTCCCG from Bradyrhizobium sp. AZCC 1693 encodes:
- a CDS encoding RraA family protein, with amino-acid sequence MSITTAMTSVPKPAPELIEAFRGAPTSVISDNLARLPGAVGLRPFHRGSKLVGTAFTVRTRPGDNLAIHRALELVGPGDVIVVDGGGDETRALVGEIMKNIAEYRGAAGYVIDGAIRDVAAFAASDFPCFARTAIHRGPYKSGPGEINVPVSIGGAVIAPGDIVVGDEDGVVSFPAAIAATVLEAVRAQIAREEDTLLAIREGRYQGSYGKS
- a CDS encoding cupin domain-containing protein yields the protein MSQKSEFHNLDNPADGLFRELASGVTTRIFSGEHAMLSVVTLAPHAQGTLHHHPEEQWGVLLDGSAIRVQGDEEIPVRKGDFWRTPGNVPHTMRAGPDGARVLDIFSPPRPEYKKAGSGFGT